The Meriones unguiculatus strain TT.TT164.6M chromosome 19, Bangor_MerUng_6.1, whole genome shotgun sequence genomic interval GAGTAGGGTGAAGATGTCAGCATGGGCATTTGGATGGCAGCCATAGGACCTAAAAGACACCAGGTAAGCAGGATTTGGGGTGCTGGCCTCAGGCTCTTGGAGGTATGCAAGTGAACTTACATACTGTACTTCCAACTTTGGGCCTTCTGGCATCCCAGCTGTGCTCTTAAGTCGCAATACTCTATCTCATTATTCCTCAGAACATGTGTCTTATGTTTAAACCAAAAGGAAATGCTATGAATGATAGTTCCTTACCCAAAAAATGAATTAGTCTTCAGATTTGATCAAATTCCTTGTAGTTTTACAATTTAGAATCTGTTGACTTGAGTTTCTGCCACGTGAGAAGACCTCTCAACTCAATCTGACAGAAGACTTTACCTAGCATTTTACTAATAAGGAGATAGGCTGGGAAAATGTGTGTGCAAATGCCAAAATTGAAGGTAGGAAAGCAGGGCCAGGGGCACAAGCTTTTGCCTCATCGGTTGTACTGATTTCTAGATTCTTGCACCTTCTGCTCTGGCTGGTAAGTACAGAGAACAGGACATGTAGTGCCTTGCCATTCAGAGCCACGCGTCTACGTACCTACTCAGTAGGGAAAGGAATACACATATCCTGTCAGCTTGAGTCCTGCTGCTCCGCATACTCGGCCTTCTCAGTGAATCTGAGCATCGTGACCTGTGGCTTCCATGGACTGTGTGTGGAGCTTGTTGATGCATTGAGATCCTTTATTGTAACTCTAGCCTCTGAACAGTCATACATAGAATATCCACTTTATCCTGCCCTGTGGGGGCATTGTCATTTTTTAAACCTTTCACATTGCTTTCTGGAGCTGAAGAGCCCCTTGGATAGAAAGCTTTGTTCTCTTCCATGTACCCACAAAGCATGGGGCTCACTCTGCTGCCACTGGAGAGTCCCTCATTCTAGGTGTGCTTTTAAGAGAGGGATCACCAGGTACCCTCAAGGCAAATGCTGGTTCCAGCAGTCCCTACGTCCATCAGAATTGACATGGTTTAAAAAGATTTTGATTAGTTTTTGGTTCCGTCGTCCTCTTTCTCTTCAAAGATGAGGGCAGCCGAGAGGACCTCAATGTGCAGATCTTCATGAAGACCCTCATGGGCAAGACCATCCATCACTCTTAAGGTGGAGCCCAGTGACACCACTGGAAATGTCAAGGCCAAGATCCAAGACCAGAAGCCATTCCACCTGATCAGCACAGGCTGGTATTCACTGGCAAGCAGCTGGAGGATGGCCGCACCCTGTCTAACTACAACCAGAAAGAGTGCACCTTGCACCTGGTGCTGTACCTGCGTGGTGGCATCATTACGCTGTCCCTTTGTCAGCTTGCCCAGAAGTACAACTGTGACAAATGATCTGCCGCCAAGTGCTCCACATGTCTGCACCCCTCTGCAGTCAGCTGCTGCAGGCAGAAGTGCTGCCTCACCACAACCTGCGTGCCAAGGTCAAATAAAGTTGGGGTTGTATGTGGCCCGTGACCCCTTTCATTGACTggagcagtaaaaaaaaaaaaaagaaagaaaagattttatcCATGGTTTATGTTCTCAGATTCCATGTGTTTCTTCATATGCATGTTCTGTTACTCTGCTGAGCAACATGATACTTGAGGCTCAGGTGAGTCTTGGACACGCCTGCTCTTCTTATAGTACAGTGACAGGAAGGAGTCAGCTTCACTCTCACTGCATTTATTTGATCCTTAAGTGAGGTGATTCACAAAGACATGGTACAGTGCAGGCACCCTACCAGAGCACTGCTGCCACTGCTTAATGACCAACCCTCTGAAAAGGGACTGTAAAGTGTTCATTTGTGCTCCTTGTAAGTTTTCATAGACTTGCATGTGCTGACTCTCAGAATCTTAACGCATTTAACCGACAGTATAGTGACTGCATGTTTATGGGTAGTGTGGCATTTGGAGACTCTTAATCTTCACAGTGTGGTTTCTGTGTTCACAGCCCCAGGACAATGAGGTGCATTCCCCAAATCAGGAGCCATCTCCCACTCCCAAATCTCAAGAGTTGTTCAGCTTTGGTAGAGTACATCTAGGTGTCCCACATATATCCTATCCTGATTCTGTCTGATTTTGTTTCTCAACAGGACAGCCTGTGGCTATGTGAGAAAACCTGTGAGACAGGAATGCTGTCTTCTCCTCAGTACTCACCAGAAGAGCTGAGCAGACTGTGGGAACTGAAGGAGCTGTGCGGTGATCCTTGTCAGTGTGAGGCAAAAGTGAGGTGATCCTCAAAGACCAGGGACTGTAAGTCTGAGGAGAGCCCATGGCTGGTATTGAGCTGTAAGCAGTAGGGTATTACTAGTGTTTGCACAGATCTTAATGACTCAGCTGGTACTGTagcatgtttttatttataaattggAAGTTTATTTATaccaaattattttataaaaagtaTTGCTAAATTCCTGGTCACTGTCAATAATTAGTAATTCATTATCATTTTTGGTTAAACCTGGCCAAATCCAGAAAATTGTAATAGCACCATTTGAATCTCAACCAGGATTACAAAATAGCTTTGCCTAACTTAAATAGGCCAGAAAGAACCTACAAAGATGCTGTGTGGCGCAGGGGTCATATATATACCAAAGTCTGAGTTGCTGGAAATACCAGTTTGTGGGTCTCTGATATGGGGGCAACCTGGCCTTGAAAAGGAAATGCTGTGTAACCTGAAGTTTGGgatcttgcttttaaaaatgtttatttacctAGGTAGCATGTTTTCTTTTACCGTTTAATGTCTATCCTGAATGTCTCAGGGTAGTACTGAGACATTTACTCTCACTAATCTGTTTTTGTGAGTATGAGTAAAAGTGAACACCTCAGGGCTCTGTGTCACAGGGAAGTAGGGAAGGCACTCAGCCTTGCCTGATGTTTACCTAAGATTGAGTAGGAGGTGGTGATCTGTGGAAGACAGGCTCAGTGTAGGCATAATTTTGGAAAAGTATGGTGCACAGAGTAGAAGATACGTCTCCTCGGCTAAAGGGACATTCTCAGAATGATCAACCAAATCACTgtagaaaaactttaaaatagtAAGTAGCCCACAGCCGATGTTAACTGTTAGACTGTTTCTACTTCATATTTACATCTTCACATAAGGGAATGCAGTAAAGCTATGAAAACAGAAAGAGTAGGGAAAAAAATCACTAGTAATCAAAACCTTTATTAATATACAACCCAATGGTCTTTTCCCAACAAAGCATACATCTTTTGTGAAGGCAAAGTTTCTGTGTCTGGTGTATACACATGCCAGTCACTAACTGCTACCATCGCACTAGTAGACAGTCTCCACTTTCTACAGAATAAAACTGTAATGACTGTAGATCATTTTCTAGTTCGATTTCTCTGCCAGGCATCTAAAATTAGAACGAAGTGGGGAAGAATAAGTAAGACAGATCTGATGGCACATGCTCTACATGCTACCCTCCAATGGCACATGACTGGACAAGTCAAAAGGCTGCCTCCATTACAGTCTGTTGTGCATGGCACAAGGTACTGTGGAGAACTGAGCTTAGCTTTGTGTTTTTGCTTAGCAACTCACCTTGGGACTTTCATAGGACAACATCAGTTCTGACACAGGAACTTTGAGGAGACGTGATAGCAGTCCCTTTACCTTTTGAACTGTCATGGAatctatcaaagaaaagaaaaatccatttcTCTCAAATGATGACTTCATGTAGAAACAGCTCAGCTGAGGCAGCCGTGATCTGTTCTTTCTTAGCATTAGTTTACCTAAGATGATGAAAGGCTTGACCCACTGTACCTGTTGATTCTTTTGGCAAACTGGAAAATGGAGACAATGTTTGACCCAATTGGTCTTGACAGTAAGGTGTCATACCATTTTAGTAGCATTTACTATTTCTTCCTCAATCTAAGTAACCAGAAATAACCAAGCCTTTGTGATAACTTCCTAAGGGGTTGCTAAAGATCCCTGGAGTGGGGCCTTGAGGACACCTCTCAGCCTTACTTTCCCTCTAGAAGAGAGCATAGAAATAGGTGGTTGATGAGGTCCCTCCTAGCATGAGTATCCAGTTAACATCAGGATGTGCACACATGACCAGTCAGTGTGGTAAGTttaactcagaaacacaaatgctCTGGTCCATTCAGAACACACTAGGAACTTCTTTCCAAAGACAGGTTGTGGTACATAGTGGATATTTTGATTAAGAATATTAGTTTCTCTGAAGCTTTAGCTGAAAAGTACAGCAATAGTGTGGTACCCCACAAAGATCACAATGTAGTcaattatttttctataaaactTGTTTTTATAAATGCTGTGTTTTTATGCAACTTGTGATAATAAATctctattttagaataaaactaGCCTTTTTCCTCTTTGTGACCCACTTTGACAGCTGGACTACCCTGAATGTCTTGATTAAATTTACTATGTCTAAAGAGGAGTGGGTTGGGTCCCAGACTGAAtaaggaggggaaagggagaaaacaggtagaGTGCCAGTTTGGCTCAGCTTCCCTAGTACAAACCGAATGTGTCATTGCCATACTCCCGAGCAGTGTCTTGTTTGCCAAGATCAGCATAAACCTTCATTATATTGCTTGAGTAGTTTTTCAGAGCAACAAGAAAAAAGTTAATATGCACTGTTAATTTTTCATGATATATTACATACCACCATTATAGAAATTGGATTTctggtttaaaagaaaaattagccCTAAATGGATGGTTATTCTGAGAAGTTTTCTTCTGAATGCAACTAGCAGTATCATAGGCCAGCTATGTATCTTGGGCCAGCTTGTTTTGTCTGACACAGATTTTAAATCAGATAATTTACTGTACTGGTAGGCAAATATGGAGATGTATTTGCTAGAGCCATTCAGATTCATATGTTTCCACATCTTCAAGTGCTCCTGGCTTTAAATCTAACCCACTAGCTGTGAATGAAGTTAATCTTGAAAAATTACAGAATTgtatcatgttaaaaaaaaaataggctgaTTCTTTTCAGTGCAAGTCTAAGGTCAATTATGGTGATccaaaagcatttatttttctaatattaacTCAGTTCCAgtattacaaatatttttaaaggtctcttaaaaaaaatgcattctcTCTGGGTTGTTTAAAAGCACTGACTTCTCTCCTGCTCAGGGAATCATCTCTAGAGAAGAAAAAGCCCCAGAGAACGACCTGGGAATCAATGATGGTGTGAGGAATGATTCCTTTAATGGGCAAAgcattcaggtcctcatgcctgtagCCCAGGTATGGGAAGCAGAAGCGgacagatatctgagttcaagaccagagtAACACTGCACCACCATCACAGGCAGGAGGCTTTTAACAAAATTGTTTTCCAGATAAGCTGATGGCATACCGGAGCCTGGAACCTTCTGTTCATGCACTAATGAAAACATCTTAAGTTCTGAAAAGTTCACATTCCAGCTGGCTGTACTTTAGGCCAATGCTTCACGAGTACTTGGACAGCAGAGACAGGCGTGTTCTTACCTGGCAACTGCTTTTCTAACACTTGCTGTTCCAGTTGGTTTGAACATTTTATCTTCAGTGCTttaaggagaagggggaaaagatTAATTGATAACCACTGTAGCAGGGATTTACAGCATGTAGAATTGGGCCTCTGAGTAGAGCACACAATTTGTACACACAAGGCCTCAGTTTGATGAGCAGCACAAGTACAAAGAAACATGTAGGCCAAGATATTGCCAGATAATGCAGCAGTTTGGCACAATTTGGCTCAGTCCTCACAAATGGGTCTTAATGATGTTAAAAATTTCTATTATACTTCCATGAAGCTGgtcatggtggtatacacctgtaattccaggctATAATCTTATCTTGGAAGACTGTGGTAGGACTGCCACAAATTCAAAGCCTGCCTAGACAACATGTGCCAGCTATTAtacttctcagaaaacaaacaaaaaatactttcaTGGTCCCAGAACTGGGAGGCTaaaagaggaagataatgcataCATGACTGTCTGGGTTTCTATAACAAGACCTTGGCCTAAAACAACTGGCCCCAGCATTCTATCACTTTTCCTTTGCTGCTATACTCCTCCAGGTTACTATAGTTCTGCATATAGGACACAGCACAGAATTCACATTAGTGTGGTTTACTGCTCTGCTCCCTCTTACACCTAGGCTATTCATTGAGTCTGCAAAATGGGAGCTGTCAGACTGGCCAACACAGACTGGGTAAACTGGAGAGGATTACTacctaagacagtggttctcaaccttgggGGTTATGACCCTTGGGGATcgaaggaccctttcacaggagttgcagatatttatattacgattcacaacagtatcaaaattagagttatgaagtagcaatgaaattcgttttatggttgagggtcacaaCGTGAGCAACTATATGAAAGGGTTTCAGCATTaagaaggtggagaaccactgtcctTAGAGAAACACACTTCATCCCTATCAAGCCATCACCATTTGCTTCACACCCAAGACCCAATACAAAGCAGCTATGTGAAAGAATTCTTACTTAGTAGCTGATTTTTGAGCATGAATGGCTGTTGTGTTTTGAGTTCCTCATCTTCAGGTGCCCCATATTCTGTTTGTTTAAGAAGAAATAAGAGGGGATTAGTAATAAGCAAAGGccacaataaagaaaaacaacgTTAGTGTGAACAGAGCCTCTCGCAGGACCATGCCAGTATTACTGATCAGTTCACCTGGGATTAGCctcctgctgagctgcctgctggatgctaagaagaaataaacagcCACTTCCAGGGAAGATCATCTTTGTGACTGTATGTTCTAACTCTCTATGCTTTCAAAACCTTCCAACTTTTACttgttttcagttttgaaaaTGCACTTTCCTTCAGGGTCCTAAGAGAAAACCAGGTATGACCTGGACAGGAAGTCACAGGACCCCATGAAGTTTTAGCCAGACATTTAGTCAGGTGTCCTGCTGCAGATCAAGTCCTATACCTATAACACAAGCAGCAGCTTCTGTTACCTGTGGGGACACATCCTAGGACCTCTGGATATTTGAACCTGAACAGCATTATACAGATAGACCCTATCTCTGTCTTTAAGTAACACATACCTGTGATCATAAATTAAGACACTGTAGGAGGCTAACAACCACACAAATGTGCTGTGGTGGAAGTTATGTGAACCTGCTCTTCCAGAACAACTTTCTGTACTTTCAAGCCTCAGTAGTAAGTCCATTTCATAGCTCTTTGGAGTTTAAGAATCATGGCACTGGTTTCATTTGTGTTAGGGGTATTCTCAAGTAAACCCTTGCCACAAGCACTATGATACCTTGGTTATTTATCTCCTGACTCACTGAATGACTCAGGGCAAGCAGCACATGCAGCATGGAATGCTAGATACAGGCAACCTTGTGCTGGGCAAGAGGACTGCCCCACATTGCTTGGAATGGTAAGCAATTAAAACAATGAAGTTTTGACTTCTGGAATTCTCCACTTAATGTTTGGGCTGAGGTGGACTAAAGGTGAGACTGCAGAAGAGAGGAAGCTGCTGTCCTTCCCTGCTGTGCTCGGCCAACTGCTATTTGTTTCTCTGCACACACTTGGCAGTAAGAAGCTGAGCTGCATGCACCTACATGCAGCTTAGAGCCTTCCCTTCCCCACTCTCAAGCGACTCAGAATTTACCTAGGGCAGCCAGGAAATTGGGCCAGCTAAAGGAGTAATTTGAAAGCAATTCCCATAGGCAGCTTGACTTCCTGCAGCAATGTTCCAGCTGAAGCATTTATGCAGTGAGCTTTTTGCATTAGGAATATGTGAAAAGGAAAATGGCCTAAAAATGAATCCTGGAATGATGATGAAGTCGAGACAAAATGGACATAGTGCCCAGTCCTTCACTTCAAAGCCTGGGGCCCAACTACAGTGCTGAAGTAACCACTGTGAACACTGAATACCAAACAACACAGGACAAGTCGTCAGGATGGGACTTGGGAAGAACAATACAGTTCATTTGTGAACTTGCCACCCTGGAGCATAAGAAAATATGAGTGCTTGAGATGATCTGGAGTAGTGCCAACATTTGCAGGGGGCTGCCTACCCCCAGAAACTGCAGATATCTGGGGAATACATGTTGATACTGCCAATTTACTATCTGTTTTCAACTTGCTGGTGTGGCCCCAGGAAAATGCCTATGGCCCCTTTCACAAAGGGAACAAATATCCCCCAAAGCAGAGAAGACAAACACTGAGCCTTGCTGTAGTGCTATGTCAGAGCCCTGTTCCAGCTGGAGTCCCCACGGGCTACCTGGACGTACTGCAGCAGAGAAGCTGGTATCTAGGATGGGCTGAGAGAAACTCTGCATTTGGCCTGTTTTTGTCTGGATCCAGATGACCACCAGCCTTTTTCCATTCATTTCCAAAGGTTTTTCGGTAATCAAGCTCAGCTCCGTACCTTTCCTCTGGAAAAATCTGTGTTGATGTGAAATAGAAATGTGTCTCTTTTAGAGAGATGCTCATGTTTTTACCTAGTCCTTTGGTGCTTATGCAGACAATAAAATCGTAAGGGTTGATCATTACACTTtccacctttttctttctttctttttttttttttttttttttgtttgtttgttttagctaaGGACCGAATCCAGGGCCTTGCCCTCtacactgagctaaatccctaacCCAAACCACAAGTTAGTGAACAATTCCAAAATGGGTATGGTGGTTTCTACCAGTAATCCTAGTATTTAAAGAGAGAGGATGCATAACTACAAGgaattcaaaggcagcctgggctatagactctggtctcaaaaacaaaattcaaaatgaattttaatttaaaaaaaaaaaaaaagactagtcaTTATATAACCTGAAAACTTGTCATTTCATTATCTCCCCAAGACCGTGCGCATTCTTCTACCAGGTCATCAGCTAAAGCACTTGCCTTAAAGCCCAATGAGCCTCATTCAGTCCCTGAGGTCTATATGGTAGGACAAAAACTCCTGCCAACTTGTCTTCTGATCTTCATATGCCCACTAGTATGCATGACCCTCTCTCCCCACAAACAAGTAgtgtaatttaatattttaaagttaagtcttataattgtctttttaaaaagaataacattttatgtatttttggtGCATTTATGTATTGCACCAATATGCCTGtagtgtctgaggaggccagaagagccatcttggagctggagttagagatgatGTGAATCATtatgtgggtcctctgcaagaacaagagatggtcttaatagctgagccatctctccagcattccTCTCCCTATTGTAATTCTCACCATAATGATATGTGCACCAGGTCCCTAGAGTTACCTCTCTTTATGGAAGCTAGAAGGGCTGGCTTCCTCTAGGAAACCTCAGAGTGTGCCTAGCCTCAAAGCCCCACTCTTGTGAGGACAGGGAGAGAAGAGACATCTGGGCCTgtgttctttctgccttttttccAAAGACACAGGATAAAGTGTCTAACACTCCTCTACTGCTCCTTAAAATGACCATTGTTGTTCAGGCAACAAAGTAACACTGACCTGGCACTGACCTAAATATAACCCTCTTCCCTCCAAAGAGTTAACACAGGAATCCCAATAACCAAAATGAACCTGGTCACCACTTTAGAATATCCCGATATaatttactttatgtttttatcatttgttttctaatcttaaaaatatttttttttaaacctagtgCATGGTACAACTGTAGTTCTAGCTATTCTGGTGGCTGAAACGGAAAGAGTCCAGAAGTTGAGGCCAGTAGAGGCAATAGTGAGACTTACTttccagaaagaaacaaaggtcaTGGTTAGAGTCCTAGTGCTCACCTGACACCTGTTCAGGGTTTTCAGCTGACCGATCTTGGCAATGATGATCTCCCTTGCGTGGTCTCCTTCAGTCAAGGGGTTTCTAGTGCAGGACAGAGCCTGCAGGCTCTGTAATTTATCCAGCTCATTTATAAATGACCACTGAAGCAacagcaaaggaagaaaaaaaaacatgtcaggTCACTTTTCAGATTACTTGGCCTAGTAACATGAAAGTAAAATTGCCTCTCATCTGAGGCATAAGATATGATATATACCAACCCCCACCCAGAAGAGCTTTTACTATACAGCATGCCATGTGAACTCAATGACATTCCACATCTGTGTAAATAAAAGAACTCTAACTTAATATGATTTACTTTTGAGGCTTTCTGCTCTGAGAAGAATTATGCTTTtagtttaatgtttttttttaagatttgtttttattttgtatgtacaatttttttttgcctgtatgtacgtctgtgtacgtgtgtgcagtGAGCAAGGAGGCCAGGAGATGGTGTTGGAtctccagagctggagttacagactgcaGTTGTGAACAGCCACTGGATGCTGAACTCCAGgctgctgcaagagcagccatctttccaggcccctacttttaactttttttttttttgacagaaggAGCCTTCAGACTTCATGTGCAAGTGGAGACAAGCATCACTGTGCCCAGCACATTGAGGCAGCTCTTACTTCTGATATCTGGTTGTCATTGACTACGAGGTACTGCAAGGATGAGAACATGGATGTTTTGCACCCtagaacaataaaaacaaaagtgcaCTATAGGAGTGAAAGAAACAGCAAACATAGGAGGGAGGGACATTACTAATCTTCTTACCAATTCCAGCATCTGGAAAATGTATAGAAGAAAGTCCAGTGTCAGAAAGGAGTAGGTGCTCTAAtctgaaattaaaatgttaactTTGACTACACAGGACACTACAAAGTCTTCTGGGTATCTACTAGACTAACAAGTCTTTCACTCTACTCACATCCTATTGTGAAACACAAAGTTGGAAAGGAAGGTTGACACTGATTTGTCAGGTGCCAAGTGGGTCTCAAAAGAGGGGCCTGGTCTCACCTGCCAAGGTTAACAAATGGAGATATAGGTGTCACTACCAGGACCAAGTTCTGTAGCTACAGATTATCTGGTATCTAGTCCACACAGCACATGAGGGACAAGCAGATTCTCAAGAGTTCAAGCCAAAATTTCCCAAGGGACTGATACTACGTTTTGTATCTATTAAAAAGGTATATCTGACATATGACAATTCATTCACTACAAATGATACTGATATTTAACAGGCAAATTTTAAGGGATTACCTGGGCAGATATGCTATCAGGCACAGCTGGCTTTCATCAATTGATGGGTTAGAGGAAAGGTCTAGTAACCTCATCTTCTGCAGGACATTCACTGGCCTGTATGGGAAGTAATTATTTTCTTCAGTATAAACTAATCTCTTGTTTTCAAAGACAGGGGCTTAAAATAAGTGTACCTGGTGTCATAAAGGTTAGGGAAGAAGGCAAGTGgatgtctctccctccccccccaaaaaaaagccagTCCAAGGCATGCTGTGTTGAAATGGCAGCCAAGAATCCTATCCTGTTTTTGATAAGGGAAAATGCCTGCATTTCCCACCATGAATGAAACTATTCTACAGTCTTTATAGTCTGAACGAACTCAATTGAACATTTCCCATCCTTGACTTTTTTTCACACACTTCTGTAATGATATTGTCTAAGAGGGGAGATgatgggccagagagatggctcagtttagTAAAGGCACTTGGCCAACAAGTCTAATGACCTGCCTTCCATCCccaactcacatggtggaaggagaaaactgagtctCACAAATTGTTGTGActttcacatgcatacacacacccaACCAGCCACACAGGCTAAATTtaagaatatgttttttaaaacagggagATGAGCTAGAAATATGACTCAGTCAGTacttaagagcatttgctgctcttggaaGTTCTGTTCCATGCACCCATGtctggcagcttacaactgccttaCAACTCCAGTTCTGAAATCTGATACccacttctggcttcctcaggcacctgcacacattcAGACAGAaacagattcttttttaaaaaggaaactccaactttttgttttgtttcgtttttttggAACTCGtattttgtagatcaggatggccttaacttaagagatctgcctgcctctgcctcctgagtgctgtaattaaaggtgtacaccaacTTTACCaggctaatttttattttattttatttttttaaggaagatGAGGCAGTGAGTAATATATTTATTTAGGACAAAACGAGTCCACATACACTGTAATACAATGGCCTTACGCAAATATTACTAATTAATGATTCCTCATTTATTGGACAGCTACTCATAATTGTTAACCCAGCACTCGGGTGGTGGAGGCAGATCAGAAGCTGAATGTCATACTTGGCACATAACTAGTTTGAGACCTAGTTATAAGAGGTCTCTTATAGACCTTGTCTATAAGATCTTGTCTCACAACAAGCAAACAGGACTAGGAGGATGACTAGactaaaggtgcttgctgcacaagcctggcaacctgaattCCATCTCTGAAGCTTACAGtagagagaaccccaaaggtgtcCTTCAACTACAGCCCTGAACTCATACACCAataccacatacatatacactcaataataaattaaggaaaaaaaaagaaaatgcattaattacttactttaaaatttttgtaaaatTAAAGAATAACTCAGGAgctgataaaattcagtggttacagagcactggctactcttctagagaatcaaggttcaatccccagtacccacatgatgaTTTAGACCCTCTTGCTCCAGTGCTAGAAGTTCAGATACCCTCTTGTGGACTCCTTGAGCACTGTATgtatgtggtacatagacatacattcataaacattcatacacataaagtgaataatatctcaaatttttaaaaatccggCCTTCCACATGCTAGAccagtgctctaccactaagctgtaCCCTTCAGcacttggtttttgagacagggtcttgtttaGTTACCCAGAATGGCCTTaaacttcctgcctcagcctcccacataGCTGAAACTATAAGTATGTACTCTGCCTCTTActacttaaagaaaacaaaaatatatctaATGTATCCTGTACTCCACTGAGAATCAGAGAATCTAATGTAGGTGTGCAAAACTAATAAACTCTAATATTTAGTTTGAGTATGGCTGAGAATCCAAGGCATTTATATAAAACTAgtaaaattcaaatatttaattCAGGTATCTTTGATAAGTTTCCTCTGGTTTGAATAGTATTTCA includes:
- the Tbce gene encoding tubulin-specific chaperone E gives rise to the protein MSDILPSDAIGRRVEVNGEYATVHFCGVVPPVAGLWLGVEWDNPERGKHDGSHGGTVYFKCSHPTGGSFVRPNKVNFGVDFLTALKKRYVLEDGPNDDEKSSSLIVGSKHVQTVGFDHISKKQSQLRTLQEISLWKCAVSCAGEQGRIAEACPNIRVVDLSKNLLSTWDEVIAIAEQLKDLEGLNLSENKLQFPSDSPTPTTTFSTLKTLVLNKTGITWAEVLCCAPSWPVLEELYLKSNNISISERPVNVLQKMRLLDLSSNPSIDESQLCLIAYLPRLEHLLLSDTGLSSIHFPDAGIGCKTSMFSSLQYLVVNDNQISEWSFINELDKLQSLQALSCTRNPLTEGDHAREIIIAKIGQLKTLNRCQIFPEERYGAELDYRKTFGNEWKKAGGHLDPDKNRPNAEFLSAHPRYQLLCCKYGAPEDEELKTQQPFMLKNQLLTLKIKCSNQLEQQVLEKQLPDSMTVQKVKGLLSRLLKVPVSELMLSYESPKMPGREIELENDLQSLQFYSVESGDCLLVRW